From Paenibacillus sp. GP183, one genomic window encodes:
- a CDS encoding penicillin-binding transpeptidase domain-containing protein has translation MKPSMHMEDPLKKEQNRRRHFSFRINLFFFCTFLLFSVLIVRLAILQFVESKQLAAEENTTTNTFTKIAPIRGNIYDQTGAPLAYTIPVQSLFFRIEPGQQDKEVVIGLATKLADVFEKYGKKDQKKITAADIVLAMDLGYDINKNPVKAPSFYSVPRRIKTDLTKAEIAYLLERRDEFKWLEVTEESIRTYETTEDKTTIATQLVGYLKSYSTEVAQEAYKNNPNAKDYLGTEDVGIDGIEEMYQDVLRGKNGEKMYPVNAAQKIIGRVTVTPPKKGNNLYLTINKDMQLATEQAITDQLAYLRSNEARNLPYVNAGINARSGYAVAMEVKTGKVVSMASMPDYNSNLWTGGILKTDYDSIQSFINNGTIRTALPNYPPKELGKHASSIVFMGSTIKPLSVLIGLNEGVISLGTTYNDTGSFTFGKGKGSTITNSGGTAYGLMNPTMAIQHSSNTFMSEKVGIPFYSKFGGENKAVTQKWAEYLAKFGLGVSTESGLPGEFPGANDFLKNAVKDSYQSAMVYASWGQNERYTTLQLAQFAATLGSRGKRMKPQFVDTIKTYEGEVVQSFKPEVLDEVKFPDVYWDAVIKGMKSGAEGIGGEGLDDLPYHVARKTGTSTQDVSGGRVDNAVFIAFAPAENPVLAVAVVVPEGGFGRYGASPIAGKMFETYDKLYNGALTAAATKK, from the coding sequence ATGAAGCCATCCATGCACATGGAAGATCCTTTAAAGAAAGAACAAAATAGACGGCGTCATTTCTCATTTCGGATTAATCTGTTTTTTTTCTGCACATTTTTGCTCTTTTCCGTGCTGATCGTGAGGCTGGCCATCCTTCAATTTGTGGAAAGCAAGCAGCTTGCCGCTGAGGAGAACACAACAACGAATACGTTTACGAAGATTGCCCCGATTCGCGGCAATATTTACGATCAAACAGGCGCTCCGCTCGCCTACACCATTCCAGTGCAATCCTTGTTTTTCCGGATTGAACCGGGCCAGCAGGATAAAGAAGTTGTCATCGGACTTGCCACCAAGCTTGCTGATGTTTTCGAAAAATATGGCAAAAAGGATCAAAAGAAGATCACGGCGGCGGATATCGTGCTGGCCATGGATCTCGGTTATGATATCAACAAGAATCCGGTCAAGGCCCCGAGCTTTTATTCCGTACCGCGAAGGATCAAAACAGATTTAACCAAGGCAGAAATCGCTTATTTGCTGGAGCGCCGAGATGAGTTCAAGTGGCTTGAGGTTACGGAAGAAAGCATCCGCACTTATGAAACGACAGAAGATAAAACAACCATAGCTACTCAGCTTGTCGGCTATCTCAAATCATATTCGACTGAAGTTGCACAGGAAGCCTACAAGAATAACCCAAATGCCAAGGATTACCTGGGTACGGAAGATGTGGGAATCGACGGTATCGAAGAAATGTATCAAGACGTTCTGCGCGGGAAGAACGGGGAGAAAATGTATCCTGTTAACGCCGCCCAAAAAATTATCGGCAGAGTGACGGTGACCCCGCCGAAAAAAGGCAATAATCTGTATTTGACGATCAATAAGGATATGCAGCTGGCGACGGAACAGGCTATTACCGATCAACTGGCATACTTAAGGTCAAATGAAGCGAGAAATTTGCCTTATGTTAATGCAGGCATCAATGCCCGTTCAGGATATGCCGTGGCCATGGAAGTAAAAACGGGAAAAGTCGTTTCCATGGCCAGTATGCCCGATTATAATTCAAACCTGTGGACTGGCGGCATTCTCAAAACCGACTATGACAGCATCCAGTCATTTATAAATAACGGAACGATCAGAACGGCACTTCCGAATTACCCCCCAAAAGAATTGGGCAAACATGCTTCTTCCATAGTTTTTATGGGATCGACGATTAAACCGTTATCGGTGTTGATTGGTTTGAATGAGGGAGTTATCTCACTGGGAACCACATATAACGATACGGGATCCTTTACCTTTGGTAAGGGCAAGGGCAGCACGATTACCAATTCAGGCGGCACGGCTTATGGGCTCATGAATCCAACTATGGCGATTCAGCATTCCTCCAACACATTCATGTCTGAAAAGGTAGGAATTCCTTTTTACTCGAAGTTCGGCGGTGAGAATAAGGCCGTTACGCAAAAGTGGGCCGAATACTTGGCCAAGTTTGGTCTTGGTGTCTCAACTGAGAGCGGACTTCCGGGTGAATTTCCGGGCGCGAATGATTTTCTCAAAAACGCTGTGAAGGATAGTTATCAATCTGCTATGGTCTACGCCTCATGGGGCCAAAATGAGAGGTATACGACCTTGCAGTTGGCCCAATTCGCTGCGACTCTAGGAAGCCGCGGTAAACGAATGAAGCCTCAATTTGTGGACACGATTAAAACGTATGAGGGCGAAGTTGTGCAGAGCTTCAAACCGGAGGTTCTGGATGAAGTCAAGTTCCCCGACGTTTATTGGGATGCCGTCATTAAAGGGATGAAAAGCGGTGCCGAAGGTATCGGTGGTGAAGGCTTGGATGATCTGCCTTATCATGTCGCCCGTAAAACAGGAACATCCACACAGGATGTATCCGGCGGCAGAGTGGACAATGCGGTCTTTATCGCTTTTGCCCCTGCGGAGAATCCGGTTCTGGCCGTAGCGGTTGTTGTTCCCGAGGGCGGCTTTGGCCGTTATGGCGCATCACCTATTGCAGGTAAAATGTTTGAAACTTATGACAAATTGTATAATGGTGCACTCACCGCAGCCGCCACGAAAAAATAG
- the asnB gene encoding asparagine synthase (glutamine-hydrolyzing): MCGITGVMYFEDREPAVSMLEQMTNVIHHRGPNDSGFWTDNRIGLGFRRLSIIDIQEGHQPLSNEDDSVWIIFNGEIYNYKALRGMLIDRGHQFRTQTDTEVIVHLYEEYGEDCVKHLRGMYGFVIWDKKKRQLFGARDHFGIKPFYYHRNDRQFLFGSEIKSLLAADGMNRLIHTDSLLNYLTFQYVPEPNTMFQGIQKLPPAHYMKVSWDGEVSIHKYWDPMFEPEERPFDEYVEQLRSTLKDSVVHHMVSDVERGCFLSSGIDSTAIATYMSSIEAIRTFSVGFDGPNNETTIAKQTADALGTDHYAKIITQNDFINTLPKAIWHQDEPVADPSAIALYHVAQLAAEHVTVVLSGEGADELFGGYRIYREPQSLRPIERLPLSVRRALNRVARALPRGITGRNYLIRGTTPLEERFLGNAKIFSEDMKAEMLRLDKEVLREYKNPQQIAGDYYKKTKHLDPVSRMQYIDMNLWMPGDILMKADKMTMAHSLELRVPFLDKELFEVARRIPAKYRIANGTTKYIFRKAMEGIIPDFILNRPKLGFPVPLRDWLKGSMGGMLLEQIKASGIEDYISIDAVEQMVIKHRNGQGDYARRIWTIYVFALWHKTYMEQVPSLSLAGAR; this comes from the coding sequence ATGTGTGGTATAACCGGGGTCATGTATTTTGAAGACAGAGAACCGGCTGTTTCTATGCTGGAGCAGATGACGAATGTCATTCATCATCGCGGACCCAATGATTCCGGATTTTGGACCGATAACCGCATTGGCCTCGGCTTTCGCAGATTGTCGATTATCGACATTCAAGAAGGTCATCAGCCGTTGAGCAATGAAGATGATTCGGTCTGGATTATTTTTAACGGTGAAATTTATAATTACAAAGCCTTGCGCGGGATGCTGATTGACAGAGGTCATCAGTTCCGCACACAGACTGACACTGAGGTCATAGTCCATCTCTATGAGGAGTACGGGGAAGATTGCGTGAAGCATCTTCGGGGGATGTATGGATTTGTGATTTGGGATAAGAAGAAGCGGCAGCTGTTTGGCGCCAGAGACCATTTCGGCATCAAGCCGTTTTATTATCACAGGAATGACCGCCAATTCTTGTTTGGTTCCGAAATCAAAAGCTTGCTAGCCGCTGATGGCATGAATCGGTTGATTCACACGGACAGCCTGCTTAATTATTTGACGTTTCAATATGTACCGGAGCCAAACACGATGTTCCAAGGCATTCAAAAGCTGCCTCCCGCGCATTATATGAAGGTGAGCTGGGACGGTGAAGTATCGATACATAAATATTGGGATCCGATGTTTGAGCCGGAGGAACGGCCTTTTGATGAATATGTGGAACAGCTTCGTTCGACACTGAAGGATTCTGTCGTTCACCATATGGTCAGCGATGTAGAGCGGGGCTGCTTCCTTTCTAGCGGCATTGACTCCACTGCAATTGCGACTTACATGAGTTCGATCGAAGCGATTCGGACCTTTTCGGTCGGGTTTGACGGGCCTAACAATGAAACGACCATCGCCAAGCAAACGGCGGACGCTTTAGGGACTGACCATTATGCAAAAATCATCACGCAAAACGATTTTATTAATACGCTGCCTAAAGCGATCTGGCACCAGGATGAGCCGGTTGCGGATCCATCTGCAATCGCGCTTTATCATGTAGCGCAGCTGGCAGCAGAGCATGTAACCGTAGTGCTCTCCGGCGAAGGAGCCGATGAATTATTCGGCGGCTACCGGATTTACCGAGAGCCGCAATCCTTAAGGCCGATCGAACGCCTGCCGCTGTCGGTTCGCCGAGCCCTGAACCGGGTGGCTCGTGCTTTGCCGAGGGGTATAACAGGACGTAATTATTTAATTCGCGGAACCACGCCGCTCGAGGAACGCTTCCTCGGAAACGCCAAAATCTTTTCCGAAGATATGAAAGCGGAAATGCTGCGTTTGGACAAAGAGGTGCTCAGGGAATATAAGAATCCACAGCAAATCGCCGGGGATTACTACAAAAAAACGAAGCATCTCGATCCCGTTTCGCGGATGCAATATATTGATATGAATCTTTGGATGCCCGGTGATATTCTGATGAAGGCCGATAAAATGACCATGGCTCATTCCTTGGAGCTTCGGGTCCCTTTTCTGGACAAGGAGCTGTTTGAGGTCGCACGCCGCATTCCAGCGAAATATCGCATCGCTAACGGAACAACAAAGTACATTTTCCGCAAGGCGATGGAAGGCATTATCCCGGATTTCATCCTGAACCGTCCGAAGCTTGGGTTTCCTGTACCGCTGCGAGACTGGCTAAAGGGGTCCATGGGCGGCATGCTGCTGGAGCAAATCAAAGCCAGCGGTATTGAAGACTACATCAGCATTGATGCGGTTGAACAGATGGTCATCAAGCATCGTAATGGGCAAGGCGATTATGCCCGCCGGATTTGGACGATCTATGTCTTTGCCCTGTGGCATAAAACATATATGGAGCAGGTTCCGAGCTTGTCACTCGCAGGGGCTCGATGA
- a CDS encoding Cof-type HAD-IIB family hydrolase, which translates to MGKYKLIALDMDGTLLNEEKLISIPNRKAILSALETGVTVIFSTGRGVQSAMPYVEELGLQTPIVTVNGSEVWKTPGELLKRHLMPAEQVRKLHELAVKHDTWWWAYAVTGMYNTEKWTDDIDGTQWLKFGYYTEDAAVLSEIRRSVEAWDVFEITNSHPSNIELNPKGVSKASGIAEVCKILGIQMSEVIAMGDSENDIAMIRSAGLGVAVGNAQEGVKRIADITTVTNDEHAVARIINDYILA; encoded by the coding sequence ATGGGAAAATACAAATTGATCGCGCTCGACATGGACGGAACGCTGCTCAATGAAGAAAAGCTGATTTCAATACCCAACCGCAAGGCCATTTTGTCTGCGCTTGAAACGGGGGTTACGGTGATCTTTTCTACGGGTCGCGGTGTTCAGAGCGCAATGCCTTACGTTGAGGAGCTCGGCCTTCAGACGCCAATTGTGACCGTGAACGGCAGTGAGGTGTGGAAAACGCCGGGAGAGCTGCTTAAGCGGCATCTTATGCCCGCAGAGCAGGTGCGTAAGCTTCATGAATTAGCTGTCAAGCACGACACTTGGTGGTGGGCTTACGCTGTTACAGGAATGTACAACACCGAGAAATGGACAGATGATATAGATGGCACCCAGTGGTTAAAGTTTGGTTACTATACGGAGGATGCCGCAGTATTAAGCGAGATTCGGAGATCAGTGGAGGCTTGGGATGTGTTCGAGATCACAAATTCTCACCCCAGCAACATTGAGCTTAACCCCAAGGGGGTCAGCAAAGCCAGCGGGATTGCAGAGGTTTGCAAAATCCTGGGGATTCAAATGTCTGAAGTAATCGCCATGGGAGACAGCGAGAATGATATCGCTATGATCCGTTCCGCCGGACTCGGTGTGGCCGTGGGAAATGCGCAAGAGGGGGTCAAGCGGATTGCCGATATAACGACCGTAACCAATGATGAGCATGCTGTTGCCCGAATTATCAACGACTACATTCTTGCCTAA
- a CDS encoding DUF456 family protein: MELVGWLLVIALFIVGMIGIVYPVLPSVLAIYGAFFIYGWFISFKPFGVWFWLFQTLIVAIILIADYAVSAYGVKRFGGSIASMIGSTIGLIIGPAAHHDCIVCSLGFVI, translated from the coding sequence ATGGAGCTTGTTGGTTGGCTGCTGGTCATCGCGCTTTTTATCGTCGGTATGATAGGTATCGTATATCCGGTGCTTCCCAGTGTTTTGGCGATTTACGGAGCATTTTTCATATATGGATGGTTTATTAGCTTTAAACCGTTTGGTGTATGGTTCTGGCTGTTTCAGACCTTGATCGTGGCTATTATTTTAATAGCCGATTATGCGGTCAGCGCCTATGGTGTCAAAAGATTCGGTGGATCCATAGCGTCCATGATCGGCAGCACGATTGGTTTGATTATTGGTCCTGCAGCTCACCATGATTGTATTGTTTGCAGTTTGGGTTTTGTGATTTAA
- a CDS encoding ThuA domain-containing protein: MIRVLVWNENMHERTDEEVQKVYPEGIHSAIAQGIEHEDFEVQTATLEQPEHGLTQEILDNTDVLIWWGHQGHHMVADEIVNRVHQRVLDGMGLIVLHSGHFSKIFKKLMGTSCDLKWREADEKERIWVVNPAHPIAAGLGEYFELEREEMYGEHFDIPAPDELILVSWFEGGEVFRSGCTYHRGNGKIFYFRPGHEAYPTFYDTNVLKVISNGVRWAALQGAAKPVYGNHKPLEKIKLK, from the coding sequence ATGATCAGAGTGCTGGTTTGGAACGAAAATATGCACGAGAGAACGGATGAAGAGGTTCAAAAGGTGTATCCGGAAGGGATTCATAGTGCAATCGCGCAGGGTATTGAGCATGAGGATTTTGAAGTGCAGACGGCTACCCTGGAACAACCTGAGCATGGCCTGACCCAAGAGATTCTGGATAACACGGATGTGTTAATATGGTGGGGACATCAAGGACATCACATGGTGGCGGATGAAATTGTGAACCGTGTCCATCAGAGAGTACTGGACGGGATGGGTTTAATCGTGCTGCATTCCGGTCACTTCTCCAAGATTTTCAAGAAGCTCATGGGAACCTCCTGTGATTTAAAGTGGAGAGAAGCGGATGAAAAGGAGCGCATTTGGGTCGTTAATCCTGCACATCCGATTGCAGCGGGGCTTGGCGAGTATTTTGAGCTTGAGCGTGAGGAGATGTATGGCGAGCACTTTGACATACCGGCACCGGATGAACTGATTCTGGTCAGCTGGTTCGAAGGCGGAGAGGTTTTCCGCAGCGGCTGCACATACCATCGCGGTAACGGCAAGATTTTCTACTTCCGTCCAGGTCATGAAGCTTATCCAACCTTTTACGATACCAACGTGTTGAAGGTGATTTCCAACGGAGTCAGATGGGCTGCCCTGCAAGGAGCTGCAAAGCCTGTTTACGGCAATCATAAGCCGCTGGAAAAAATTAAGTTGAAATAA
- a CDS encoding polysaccharide biosynthesis protein produces the protein MTKDSLVKGTLILTVAALIARFLGVFQRIPLVYLLGDEGMGSYTIAFNLYSTLLVIATAGIPSALSKLISEKTELGRQAEADKIYRAAALFALVAGVIMAVLLYILAPFYAHGISGDPNAVLATRAIAPALLFFPMIAIMRGYFQGRQNMMPNGISQVIEQIIRIITAVGFAVLLLNVSLEWAVAGASFGGVTGGFAALFIMMYFARKLRREDRKGSSRNAQTARNQMAAMGYKPIHSNRVESLSYSRIYIDLLKLSIPIVIFSITVTFIYNIDSSIIIRLLGDKLGDKVALNLVGILGGRAQSLAGLPIILAIALSQSVVPIISAAFSRKDLKQVGHQTSRVLQLAILSGLPMVLVISIAARPIDWFIFGYEDSSYGLAHGPYMISLLTISAMFQIVMQTSGAVLMGMGRMKLLMISVAVGVAVKLAGSYLLAPSTGIYGIIASTGLCFMVMSWMNLRDLRKVVNFRILGNRWSGLLLSIAIIAGAGSGVEWLTHNYVHLFGNRIDEGIRAVLVSGVVLGLYPLLLIMTRVVTKEDVESFPKPLQKLIAKSARLLKRSNS, from the coding sequence TTGACTAAGGATTCACTGGTAAAAGGAACGCTGATCCTGACGGTTGCCGCGCTGATTGCCCGATTTCTCGGCGTATTTCAGCGTATTCCGCTCGTTTATTTGCTCGGCGACGAAGGCATGGGCAGCTACACGATAGCGTTTAACCTTTACTCAACACTGCTTGTTATTGCGACTGCCGGAATTCCAAGCGCATTAAGCAAATTAATCTCCGAAAAGACAGAGCTAGGGCGCCAAGCTGAAGCCGATAAAATTTATCGTGCGGCAGCTTTGTTTGCTTTAGTCGCGGGAGTGATAATGGCGGTACTGCTTTACATCCTGGCGCCTTTTTATGCTCATGGCATTTCCGGTGATCCGAATGCAGTTCTGGCCACGCGGGCTATAGCGCCCGCCCTTCTATTTTTTCCAATGATTGCGATCATGAGAGGCTATTTCCAAGGCAGGCAAAATATGATGCCAAACGGAATTTCGCAGGTAATCGAGCAAATCATCCGGATTATTACCGCTGTTGGCTTCGCCGTTCTATTATTAAATGTAAGCCTGGAATGGGCGGTCGCAGGTGCTTCATTCGGAGGCGTGACAGGTGGCTTTGCTGCTCTTTTTATCATGATGTATTTTGCTCGAAAATTGCGGAGGGAAGATCGAAAAGGGTCTTCGCGAAATGCCCAAACGGCTAGAAATCAAATGGCTGCTATGGGATATAAACCAATCCATTCCAACAGAGTCGAGAGTCTTAGCTATTCAAGGATTTACATAGATTTGCTAAAGCTCTCCATCCCCATTGTCATCTTTTCTATTACGGTCACCTTCATTTATAATATTGATTCATCCATTATTATTCGTCTGTTGGGAGATAAGCTTGGGGATAAAGTTGCGCTAAATCTCGTGGGGATATTGGGAGGACGCGCGCAGTCTTTGGCAGGCTTGCCTATTATTCTTGCAATCGCATTAAGCCAATCGGTAGTTCCTATTATTTCCGCTGCTTTTTCTCGTAAGGATTTGAAACAAGTAGGGCATCAAACAAGCCGTGTCCTGCAGCTGGCAATTTTGTCGGGACTTCCAATGGTGCTCGTGATAAGCATTGCCGCAAGGCCGATAGACTGGTTTATTTTCGGCTATGAAGATTCGAGCTATGGTCTCGCCCATGGTCCTTATATGATCTCATTATTGACGATAAGTGCGATGTTCCAGATTGTTATGCAAACCAGCGGAGCCGTTCTAATGGGGATGGGACGCATGAAGCTCTTGATGATCAGTGTTGCGGTCGGAGTCGCGGTTAAACTGGCAGGCAGTTATTTACTTGCACCTTCCACTGGTATTTATGGCATTATTGCTTCAACAGGCCTGTGCTTTATGGTCATGTCATGGATGAACCTGAGAGACTTACGCAAGGTGGTCAACTTTCGAATTCTTGGGAATCGCTGGAGCGGATTGCTTCTTTCGATAGCCATTATTGCAGGGGCAGGATCAGGTGTGGAGTGGCTGACTCACAACTATGTTCATCTGTTTGGAAATAGGATTGATGAAGGAATTCGTGCCGTCCTGGTTAGTGGGGTTGTACTCGGGTTATATCCGCTCCTGCTAATAATGACTCGAGTAGTTACTAAAGAAGATGTAGAGAGCTTTCCGAAACCTCTGCAAAAGCTGATCGCCAAATCAGCGCGACTCTTAAAGCGGTCCAATTCTTAA
- a CDS encoding DUF2515 family protein, translating into MAGTREERSLEHLASKLLRLPVTLFKLATEKIKTLSYSAKMAQSANMIVVSPAAVKHIRQVLLEHKKNSQAVSQAIPSLHAVELQMIDQIRRQTQRHNRNNVTRTQAYWHVYKNHSELHWALLAHMVSRNGGWCMTDLKGDLLPQLLNTSQIESIFAFLEKANGLIFHDAYPQLLLYVESKRVNRSLFHLLPFLQVSAFMHPVWEHFWMHREPSVLTISLIINEQNYIEQRIVQDPYYKKSVLGTITFLLQSLMQLNHVIFPYFTDSAREPRLAGLILEDFNDLKERIEFGKKLYAILFGLHTVHQGIIAFAEKTPHTGSRMDYWPQLFASIRKAPPELAFKERLTGCQLIKETEPLYSAMLKDAWSDRPLGSLEPGDWFDPKKPSQPLRHLASIQVPFLFDMTSEACLGLNKLELAILAGEPFSFSP; encoded by the coding sequence ATGGCCGGCACCCGTGAAGAAAGAAGCTTGGAGCATCTCGCGAGCAAACTCCTTCGGCTCCCTGTAACCTTGTTTAAGCTGGCGACCGAAAAAATAAAGACTCTCTCCTATTCGGCCAAGATGGCTCAAAGCGCCAACATGATTGTGGTTTCCCCTGCTGCGGTAAAACATATTCGACAAGTTTTGCTGGAACATAAGAAGAACTCACAAGCTGTATCGCAAGCAATCCCTTCCCTCCATGCAGTAGAACTACAAATGATCGATCAAATTCGCCGGCAGACCCAGCGGCATAATCGCAATAATGTTACACGCACACAAGCTTACTGGCACGTTTACAAAAACCATTCTGAACTGCATTGGGCCTTGCTTGCTCATATGGTTTCGCGAAACGGCGGCTGGTGTATGACCGATCTCAAAGGGGATTTGCTTCCCCAACTGCTTAATACCTCCCAGATTGAAAGCATATTTGCCTTTTTGGAAAAGGCGAACGGGCTGATTTTTCATGATGCCTATCCACAGCTGCTGTTGTATGTGGAGAGTAAACGTGTGAATCGAAGCCTCTTTCATTTGCTGCCCTTCCTGCAGGTTTCCGCATTTATGCATCCGGTTTGGGAGCATTTCTGGATGCATCGGGAACCTTCCGTGCTGACGATTTCACTGATTATCAATGAGCAAAACTATATCGAGCAAAGAATCGTTCAAGATCCTTACTACAAGAAGTCAGTGCTCGGCACAATCACCTTTCTCCTTCAATCACTGATGCAGCTTAATCATGTCATTTTTCCCTATTTTACAGACTCGGCGCGCGAACCCAGGCTGGCTGGACTTATTCTTGAAGATTTCAATGATTTGAAGGAACGCATCGAATTTGGCAAAAAGCTGTATGCTATTCTATTCGGTCTCCACACGGTGCATCAAGGAATTATAGCCTTTGCCGAAAAGACTCCCCACACCGGATCCCGGATGGATTATTGGCCCCAATTGTTCGCTTCCATCAGAAAAGCCCCTCCAGAGCTTGCATTCAAGGAGAGGCTGACGGGCTGTCAGTTGATCAAAGAAACAGAACCGCTGTACAGCGCCATGCTGAAGGATGCTTGGTCCGACCGTCCCTTGGGCTCATTGGAGCCTGGAGATTGGTTTGACCCGAAGAAACCATCTCAGCCTCTGCGCCATTTGGCGTCGATTCAAGTGCCTTTTCTTTTCGATATGACTTCGGAAGCTTGCTTGGGTTTGAATAAGCTTGAGCTTGCCATATTAGCAGGCGAACCCTTCAGCTTCAGCCCTTAA
- a CDS encoding copper amine oxidase N-terminal domain-containing protein, with product MIRTYGKKLACGLLAAAMVVVAGCQSVGGVDINQPVVNNFKVVSSEASMNVAVELIPPASATPEQKAVLDKLKNIAITFNSKKEDAQHASYDGFLTTARGKISFNIYTSGEQTVIKIEGASKPIVLNVGKTLLSSVMNGSQTSSITQSVLDMISAPLMQKSADLLPLFAGYITAHVETNPKNISITPVTETVHGESLSLNKLHTEISGTEAGQMLQKLMTSIVADEKGMKELLGSLYDVLAPEILKNKESLNPLVAIVISNKETAVNFLYGMVQEYAVSFAEKTTASIKSSEMFTDQMYVKSDFYLDRGLLARKSAVEVLLPAPASNTKVISAIKIMASGESWNQNKPVKADAYTLTGDSLKLGGSEGGKFLNPSKLLSIFDKQSTAYLTFREDLQLTRKRLAMKMGQDAGQDPGESGKPFIQNGFTLVPVRYVVEQLDAEVKWDGVKREVTVKDELTGNSIVFTIGSKTALLNGKAVTLDTEAIINSGGSTYVPVRFITEQGLGGTISWNNATRTVTIARD from the coding sequence GTGATTCGTACATATGGGAAAAAGCTGGCTTGTGGACTGCTCGCTGCCGCGATGGTAGTGGTTGCCGGTTGCCAAAGCGTTGGCGGCGTGGATATAAACCAACCTGTCGTCAATAACTTTAAAGTAGTTTCGAGCGAGGCTTCCATGAATGTAGCTGTTGAACTTATTCCTCCAGCATCCGCCACACCTGAGCAAAAGGCAGTTCTAGACAAGCTCAAGAATATTGCTATCACATTTAATTCAAAAAAAGAGGACGCTCAGCATGCTTCTTATGACGGTTTTCTTACTACAGCGCGTGGAAAGATTTCTTTTAACATCTATACGAGTGGGGAGCAGACGGTCATCAAGATTGAAGGCGCGAGCAAGCCAATCGTACTGAATGTAGGAAAAACACTTCTTAGCTCAGTCATGAATGGCTCCCAAACGAGTTCAATCACCCAATCGGTGCTTGATATGATCAGCGCTCCATTGATGCAGAAGTCCGCAGATCTGCTGCCATTATTCGCCGGTTATATTACCGCGCATGTGGAGACAAATCCGAAGAATATCTCGATCACTCCAGTAACAGAGACCGTACACGGGGAATCCCTCAGCTTAAATAAGCTTCATACCGAAATATCAGGCACCGAAGCGGGCCAAATGCTTCAAAAACTGATGACCAGCATTGTAGCAGATGAAAAAGGCATGAAAGAATTGCTCGGTTCGCTTTATGATGTGCTGGCGCCGGAGATTTTGAAAAATAAGGAAAGCTTGAATCCTTTGGTTGCTATCGTCATATCCAATAAAGAAACCGCTGTTAACTTTTTGTACGGTATGGTTCAAGAGTATGCAGTCTCGTTTGCGGAAAAAACTACAGCGAGCATCAAATCGAGTGAAATGTTTACCGATCAAATGTACGTGAAATCGGATTTTTATTTGGACAGAGGACTATTGGCCCGCAAATCGGCGGTTGAAGTTCTTCTCCCAGCTCCGGCAAGCAACACGAAGGTTATTAGCGCAATTAAAATAATGGCTTCCGGCGAAAGCTGGAATCAGAATAAGCCAGTTAAAGCCGATGCTTATACGTTGACGGGTGATTCTCTAAAATTAGGAGGGAGCGAGGGCGGCAAATTCTTGAATCCTTCCAAGCTGCTCAGCATATTTGACAAGCAGTCTACAGCTTATCTGACCTTCCGGGAAGATTTGCAGCTAACACGCAAAAGATTGGCAATGAAGATGGGTCAGGATGCAGGGCAAGATCCGGGTGAGAGCGGTAAGCCTTTTATCCAAAACGGCTTTACGCTGGTTCCCGTTCGATACGTGGTTGAACAATTGGATGCCGAAGTGAAATGGGACGGCGTCAAAAGAGAGGTTACCGTGAAGGATGAGCTGACCGGTAATAGTATTGTCTTCACCATCGGCAGCAAAACGGCGTTGTTAAACGGAAAAGCAGTCACACTGGATACTGAAGCCATCATCAACAGCGGCGGCAGCACCTATGTGCCCGTTCGGTTTATCACCGAGCAAGGACTCGGAGGTACCATCAGCTGGAATAACGCCACACGAACCGTCACCATAGCACGGGATTAA
- a CDS encoding toxin-antitoxin system HicB family antitoxin → MAPKKNFPLRLDPKLHAALEHWAEDEFRSVNGHIEYLLREALLRAGRLPRPRPDLTSSDTPNAGDGAEE, encoded by the coding sequence ATGGCTCCCAAGAAGAATTTCCCTCTTCGCCTCGATCCAAAGCTGCATGCAGCTTTGGAACACTGGGCGGAGGATGAATTTCGCAGCGTGAACGGCCACATCGAATACCTGCTCCGCGAAGCACTGCTGCGAGCCGGACGGCTGCCGCGTCCGCGCCCTGATCTTACGAGCTCCGACACGCCAAATGCGGGTGATGGCGCTGAAGAATAG